The DNA segment GAGACTAAAGCCGCGATCACATTTATCCGTTTTTTACTCTCCGCTCCCGCTCCCGCACCCGTTATCCGTCGTCCGTTGCTTACGAACACACCTGTcagtaattttaacaaaaatgcaTGTCTACAGTTGCTGCACGAGAATACTTGATATTCACGTGTGTTGTAGGGTATATATACTTCGAAGCATACAACAAATATCCCTAATTATTCGACATGTCGAAATACCTACAAGACCGCTgcaatgatgatgacgatgatgatgatgatgatgttttgcTAATGTATTGGTATGGAAAAAGGAGAAAGAAGACGATGACAAGGTTGAATAGAAGATGGTGGGTACACCATATTAATACGAAGCGCCATGAATACGGGGAGTATCACAGACTAGTTCGAGAACTGCAACTGGATGAAGATAGCTTCCACCAGTATTTCCGCATGACGAGGGAACAGTTCGCACAAATTTTATATTTGGTGGAACCCCACATATGTAAACAAGACACACAGTTGAGGGAAGCCATATCGGCACGTGAAAGACTAGCTCTATGCATaaggtaaatttatttatttagttaattgtttaaaaaaattaaattaatgatgGCACTCGACCACTTATTCATTTGtttgcctcaaaatatttttttaaataaaatttaaatacaaaagtcGTTAACGTCTACTTTTGGGGGTGTTTGGGTGGTGATGGGGGAGGGGCTGTATATTAGCCCACCTCTTGGTAAAATCCTAAATTCACCCCtgcattattaatacatttccAACTAGTCATAATATACAAGTATCACCATTAATGTGTTTTAACGATACATTCTTTAACAGGACGACTAACTTTTTGGAATTTTTCAGAAAATTACGGAAATATTCTCCTATATCCCGATTTTCTTTATTCATGCCAAATATCCAGACGTTTTTTAAGCAACCATTTCTGAAAACATAATGGTTTTCTGAAAGTCAATtaataacattacatatatacattataacaaaggtttattgttatttatctttttaattatttcaaaaatacatttcgaaattattgtttttcaaagtgCGGTCGcgcaaataacaattaaaatgaaataaaaattctggaaaataattttattaggttggtcgacctatgttacaaaataaacaatgaatccaaaatttatttcatacgcaattttattatatatttatgttgctACTGGCATTGCCATCTTGTGTGTTACCTTGGTTGGTTTGATCGGGGTTAGTAATGTATGCGCTGCTGAAAGGAACCTGTAAACTGTGGAAGATGGCTGGGTATTGGAAAGTTGGGTGTTGACTGTGCAAATTTAAGTTGGAAGGAAACGAGCTTGTGGGACATTGAACATTTGTAGGAAATTGTTTCCTGTACAAGACATTCATTATTTCCATTTTTGCTTCTAAACAAGCCTTTTCTGGCAAGCGTTTCATTTGTAAAAGACAAGATTTCATAAATAATGAGTGCATCCTCTTGTTCATCGGTCTGCATCCTTTTTTTCCTGTCCTCCAAAAATTGTATCATGGCCGTGTCAACTGGATCTGGTGATTCACGTTTCTGGCTCTTTCTGTTTATCCCTCTACCACCCACTAAAGTTCTTTTTTTTGTCAATTGTGTAGGCATTTCTGGTTTCAATTCCAACTCTCGTAAAGCCCCAGATGTATCTTCTGCCCAGGCAGCAGTACTGGACATGGATATGGAGGGAGACGTTGATCTACTCCGTTGAGAGTTTGGAGACGTGGGGAGTATCTGCGTTGACTTCCTGAaagtatataattaaaacttttaatatttatttccagATTTCTGGCTACGGGAAACAGTTACAATTCATTTGGTGCATCCACTATTGCAAACATCATTCCTCAGGTTTGTGCTGTTCTATGGGATCAACTAGCAGGTATATACATGGAAATGCCAAAGGATGAAGATGGATGGCAGATAATTGCAAAAAACTTCGAATCCACATGGAATTTTCCACACTGTGTGGGTGCAATTGATGgaaaacatgttttgataaaatcCCCAAACAAGACAGGATCATTGCATTTCAATTACAAGGGTACATTCTCAGTGGTATTAACGGCATTAGTTGATGCCCAGTACAAATTCATTTACATTGACGTTGGTTCATACGGACGCAACAGCGATGGTGGCATTTTTGCACACTCATCACTTGGAAGAGCTTTGAGGGCAAATGACTTACATTTTCCACCTGACGAACATTTGGCAGATGCACCCAATTTAGGTCCAATGCCATTTGTTATTGTAGGTGATGAGGCTTTTCCCCTCATGCGCAACTTGATGAGGCCATATCCAGGAGGGAAAAAAACGTTACAGGAGGGTCAACAAGTGTTTAATTATCGCCTATCAAGGGCTAGACGCATTGTTGAGAATGCATTTGGTATTATGGCATGCAGGTGGCGTATTTATAACACCAAAATGATGGTTTGTCATTCTACAATCAACAAAATAGTTAAAGCGGCATGTGTGCTGCACAACTTTCTACAGACCACATCAACACCAGCGCAGATAGCATCCATGACGGCTGAACCTATCGATGACAAGCCTGCAGGAATGCAGCATTTTGCGAGAAGTGGCAACCGAGGTAGCACTGAAGCTTCTTTCATTCGTGATCAGTTTAAAACATACTTCACAACAAGTGGCAAAGTATCTTGGCAATATGATGTGGTACGTAGAGGAATGTTtacagaataaaattaaatttacctTGAATCGTCATCAGATTTTTCAATATCGGATGCATGGACAGTCTCTCCGTCATCACTGGGTTCTTCATCATAAATGTGTAGATTTCCTTCAGTTCTGTGAATATATCAAGTTACTGATAAAGTGAATATTATGGTACTTTATGAATATCGTGCTTATGAATCATGATGCAATTGTATTAAATTATCTATACATGataccaaataaaacataataaacatcaCAAGTTCTTACTTTTTCT comes from the Gigantopelta aegis isolate Gae_Host unplaced genomic scaffold, Gae_host_genome ctg7893_pilon_pilon, whole genome shotgun sequence genome and includes:
- the LOC121366956 gene encoding protein ALP1-like, yielding MSKYLQDRCNDDDDDDDDDVLLMYWYGKRRKKTMTRLNRRWWVHHINTKRHEYGEYHRLVRELQLDEDSFHQYFRMTREQFAQILYLVEPHICKQDTQLREAISARERLALCIRFLATGNSYNSFGASTIANIIPQVCAVLWDQLAGIYMEMPKDEDGWQIIAKNFESTWNFPHCVGAIDGKHVLIKSPNKTGSLHFNYKGTFSVVLTALVDAQYKFIYIDVGSYGRNSDGGIFAHSSLGRALRANDLHFPPDEHLADAPNLGPMPFVIVGDEAFPLMRNLMRPYPGGKKTLQEGQQVFNYRLSRARRIVENAFGIMACRWRIYNTKMMVCHSTINKIVKAACVLHNFLQTTSTPAQIASMTAEPIDDKPAGMQHFARSGNRGSTEASFIRDQFKTYFTTSGKVSWQYDV